From Salvia hispanica cultivar TCC Black 2014 unplaced genomic scaffold, UniMelb_Shisp_WGS_1.0 HiC_scaffold_184, whole genome shotgun sequence, the proteins below share one genomic window:
- the LOC125198676 gene encoding E3 ubiquitin-protein ligase RMA1H1-like, whose protein sequence is MERYLRGPARTSCQNLKSLTSTLDEPNTNPSAGFECNICLELVQDPVVTLCGHLYCWPCIYRWISSQHASPENPDHQSPQCPVCKSKVTEKTLIPLYGRGQSTDASKDEPSRLIPQRPPSPRCLTNLIIPNATSNYTPYPFEQLHRRGYGAPPSPRRDYGSYPSSPVLGHGSSAPHLADPMIGVFGEMVYSRIFGNSETTLYTYPNSYYTAGSSSPRLRWHMVQTDKSLSRVCFFFFCCMMLCLLLF, encoded by the coding sequence GCGTTATCTCCGAGGACCAGCAAGGACTTCGTGCCAAAACCTTAAATCCTTGACCTCAACGCTTGACGAGCCCAACACCAATCCGTCTGCTGGCTTCGAGTGCAACATCTGCCTAGAGCTCGTGCAGGACCCCGTGGTCACATTGTGTGGCCATCTCTACTGCTGGCCGTGCATATACCGGTGGATCAGTTCCCAACACGCCTCCCCCGAGAATCCCGACCACCAAAGCCCCCAATGCCCGGTTTGCAAGAGCAAGGTCACGGAAAAGACCTTGATACCCCTCTACGGCCGCGGCCAGAGCACGGACGCCTCCAAGGACGAGCCATCCCGTCTCATACCACAAAGGCCTCCGAGCCCCCGATGCCTGACCAACCTCATCATACCAAACGCGACGAGCAACTACACGCCGTACCCGTTCGAGCAACTCCACCGTAGAGGCTACGGTGCCCCGCCATCCCCTCGACGAGATTACGGAAGCTACCCCTCGTCCCCGGTCCTCGGACATGGAAGCAGCGCGCCACACTTGGCCGACCCCATGATCGGGGTGTTCGGGGAGATGGTGTATTCGAGAATATTCGGGAACTCGGAGACGACATTGTATACGTATCCGAATTCTTACTATACAGCCGGTAGCAGCTCTCCTAGGCTGCGATGGCATATGGTGCAAACTGATAAATCATTGAGCAGAgtatgtttcttctttttttgttgtatgaTGCTATGTTTGCTCCTATTTTGA